In Oscillatoria acuminata PCC 6304, a single window of DNA contains:
- a CDS encoding tRNA (cytidine(34)-2'-O)-methyltransferase translates to MPQVVLVHPQIPPNTGNIARTCAATGTPLHLVGPLGFETSDRYLKRAGLDYWPYVDVHFHEDLAAFRAFHRQGGGRQLGFSARGSDNYIEFEFQPNDWLLFGSETTGLSPELLDECDRTLYIPMTHPKVRSLNLSVSAALGLFEALRQLGQLH, encoded by the coding sequence ATGCCTCAAGTTGTCTTAGTTCATCCCCAAATTCCTCCCAATACGGGCAATATTGCCCGCACCTGTGCGGCGACGGGGACGCCGCTGCATTTAGTCGGTCCCCTGGGTTTTGAGACGAGCGATCGCTATCTCAAACGGGCGGGACTGGATTATTGGCCCTATGTCGATGTTCACTTCCATGAGGATTTAGCAGCGTTTCGGGCGTTTCACCGCCAGGGTGGAGGTCGTCAACTGGGGTTTAGCGCCCGAGGGTCTGATAATTACATTGAGTTTGAATTTCAACCCAACGACTGGTTATTATTTGGGTCCGAAACCACGGGGTTATCGCCAGAACTCCTGGATGAATGCGATCGCACCCTTTATATTCCCATGACCCATCCCAAGGTCCGCAGTCTGAATTTGTCCGTCAGTGCCGCGTTAGGTCTATTTGAAGCCCTCCGCCAATTGGGTCAACTCCACTGA